The Helianthus annuus cultivar XRQ/B chromosome 16, HanXRQr2.0-SUNRISE, whole genome shotgun sequence genome includes a window with the following:
- the LOC118488251 gene encoding magnetosome-associated protein MamJ-like has product MAIVSDDEIPSEREVYTSDTTSTDDDNFQPFALPDVGVEPADGLPAGDLPLAVIPAPIPLDVYPVVDMPLDVVSDDDVDLFEEDPPEADHEGGAPIVADVILPIAEAPAEELPADSPVPDSFESVASASLHTQGVQHHSSDADPDMALSAAPGPAHDFEFDHEEIEFIHLDQPLEAPVAPIDPLFDDHADFDMDLVDPEPAVAPEPLAAPDPALEHGPVYDDAPAIVPFVDDVPVADAPVDAPFLIEDLVVAPFPDPVPVLFDRAPFATHGDPRYADTRNGWIDDDYPPFVLPVTHLVVPVSAPISAPTDIPLFPPHSADAHSTDLPIMFLQDIPPLR; this is encoded by the exons ATGGCGATCGTGTCAGATGACGAGATTCCGTCAGAGCGAGAGGTCTACACTTCAGACACCACCAGCACTGATGACGACAATTTCCAGCCGTTCGCGCTACCTGACGTAGGAgttgagcctgctgatggccttcCTGCCGGGGATTTACcacttgcggtgatccctgctcctataccGCTTGATGTTTATCCAGTCGTAGACATGCCACTCGATGTTGTTTCTGACGACGACGTCGATCTATTTGAGGAGGACCCACCTGAGGCTGAccatgagggcggggcccctatTGTTGCTGATGTTATTCTACCCATTGCTGAGGCCCCTGCAGAGGAGCTTCCTGCTgattcacctgtcccagattcctttgagtctgtggcatctgcgtcCTTACACACTCAGGGAGTGCAGCATCACTCTTCAGACGCCGACCCCGACATGGCGTTATCAGCTGCACCCGGTCCCGCACAcgactttgagtttgatcacgag GAGATCGAGTTCATTCACTTGGATCAGCCTCTAGAGGCACCCGTAGCTCCTATCGATCCTTTGTTTGACGACCATGCTGACTTCGATATGGATCTTGTTGAcccggagcctgctgtggccccagAGCCTTTAGCTGCTCCTGACCCTGCATTAGAGCATGGCCCTGTTTATGATGATGCACCAGCCATTGTACCCTTTGTTGATGATGTACCCGTTGCTGACGCTCCTGTTGACGCTCCATTCTTGATAGAGGATCTTGTTGTTGCACCATTTCCTGATCCTGTGCCGGTGCtgttcgaccgtgcaccttttgctactCATGGAGATCCACGTTACGCCgacacccgtaacgggtggatCGATGACGATTACCCACCATTTGTGTTACCTGTTACACATCTAGTAGTCCCCGTTTCAGCACCCATTTCAGCACCCACTGATATCCCATTGTTTCCCCCACACTCCGCAGACGCTCACAGCACTGATCTCCCTATTATGTTCCTTCAGGACATACCGCCGCTGCGTTGA